From a single Streptomyces sp. 1331.2 genomic region:
- a CDS encoding tyrosine-type recombinase/integrase has product MRVARVWIEDRSTQKDYITAMERWRAAKKAGSKRAAPGRWRVRWYDPNGDPKAKTFGTLPAAEKHQQDTLERLDKGSYRDPKQGKTLFSDVTTAWFGALRRPGERTKDDYRELLDLYVLPKWGTWPVASIRWEDVSEWLTELCNTPGKRGKPLSPARIAKIHLVFGMVLKYAVKTGKIATSPAVDHELPQDEDDEDHVYLTHDQVEALAAAAGEYALLLLVLAYCGIRWGEVSALKAGRVQVSTRRLRIVQAYTRKRGGGLLLKDVKNHEKRSVPLLGSLVADLRDALKGKGREALLFTGRDGEPMGYWEFRSTIFDPAVKAAGLEGLGLTPHKLRHTAASLAIAAGADVKVVQQMLGHKSAAMTLDVYGHLFPDRLDEVANALDAGRASALAARTALAA; this is encoded by the coding sequence ATGAGGGTGGCGAGGGTCTGGATTGAGGACCGGTCGACGCAGAAGGACTACATCACCGCGATGGAGCGGTGGCGGGCGGCGAAGAAGGCCGGCAGCAAGCGGGCGGCGCCCGGCCGGTGGCGGGTCCGGTGGTACGACCCGAACGGTGACCCGAAGGCGAAGACTTTCGGCACGCTCCCAGCCGCCGAGAAGCACCAGCAGGACACGTTGGAGCGGCTCGACAAGGGCAGCTACCGCGACCCGAAGCAGGGCAAGACCCTGTTCTCGGACGTGACCACCGCATGGTTCGGGGCGCTCCGTCGGCCCGGTGAGCGGACCAAGGACGACTACCGCGAGCTGCTGGACCTGTACGTCCTGCCGAAGTGGGGGACGTGGCCGGTCGCGTCGATCCGGTGGGAGGACGTCTCGGAGTGGCTGACCGAGCTGTGCAACACGCCCGGCAAGCGCGGCAAGCCGCTCTCGCCGGCCCGTATCGCGAAGATCCACCTGGTCTTCGGCATGGTGCTCAAGTACGCCGTGAAGACGGGGAAGATCGCCACGAGCCCCGCCGTCGATCACGAGCTACCGCAGGACGAGGACGACGAGGATCACGTCTACCTCACGCACGACCAGGTCGAGGCGCTGGCCGCCGCCGCGGGTGAGTACGCGCTGCTGCTGCTGGTGCTGGCCTACTGTGGGATCCGGTGGGGAGAGGTGTCGGCGCTGAAGGCCGGCCGCGTGCAGGTGTCTACGCGGCGGCTGCGGATCGTGCAGGCCTACACGCGCAAGCGCGGCGGCGGGCTGCTGCTCAAAGACGTGAAGAACCACGAGAAGCGGTCCGTTCCCCTGCTCGGGTCGCTGGTCGCGGACCTGCGGGACGCGCTCAAGGGCAAGGGGCGGGAGGCGCTCCTGTTCACCGGCCGGGATGGCGAGCCGATGGGTTACTGGGAGTTCCGCTCAACCATCTTCGACCCGGCGGTGAAGGCGGCCGGACTCGAAGGCCTCGGCCTCACTCCGCACAAGCTCCGGCACACGGCGGCCTCACTGGCCATCGCGGCCGGTGCGGACGTAAAGGTGGTGCAGCAGATGCTCGGCCACAAGTCGGCGGCCATGACGTTGGACGTGTACGGGCACCTGTTCCCGGACCGCCTCGACGAGGTTGCGAATGCCCTCGATGCGGGCCGCGCGTCCGCACTGGCGGCCAGGACTGCGCTCGCCGCGTAG
- a CDS encoding phage terminase small subunit P27 family, with protein MAIGRPPTPTERKRRLGNPGGRPLPDTSNVVALPPVEDRPPDQLGPAGKAIWEVIAECSWIGQTDRPAVVMLCELFDRRQDFMARLESSDPVLFTEKGYAYANPLVGMLSTLDREIARQLGALGLTPTDRTRMGLAEVKAKSKLQELLENRQRRG; from the coding sequence ATGGCGATAGGACGCCCACCAACACCTACGGAGCGCAAGCGCCGACTTGGCAACCCCGGTGGCAGGCCGCTCCCGGACACCTCGAACGTCGTCGCGCTTCCGCCGGTCGAAGACCGGCCGCCCGACCAGCTGGGCCCAGCCGGAAAGGCGATATGGGAGGTGATCGCTGAGTGCTCGTGGATCGGCCAGACCGACCGGCCTGCCGTCGTCATGCTCTGTGAGCTGTTCGACCGTCGGCAGGACTTCATGGCCCGGCTGGAGTCGTCGGACCCGGTGCTGTTCACGGAGAAGGGCTACGCGTACGCCAACCCGCTGGTCGGGATGCTGTCCACGCTGGACCGGGAGATCGCCCGTCAACTCGGCGCGCTCGGGCTCACGCCAACGGACCGCACTCGCATGGGCCTCGCCGAGGTGAAGGCGAAGAGCAAGCTGCAGGAGCTACTAGAGAACCGCCAACGGCGCGGCTGA
- the rpsT gene encoding 30S ribosomal protein S20, producing the protein MANIKSQIKRNKTNEKARLRNKAVKSSLKTALRKAREAAAAGETEKAVELARAASKALDKAVSKGVIHANQAANKKSAITKRVNTAVQA; encoded by the coding sequence GTGGCGAACATCAAGTCCCAGATCAAGCGCAACAAGACCAACGAGAAGGCGCGCCTGCGCAACAAGGCCGTCAAGTCCTCGCTGAAGACCGCCCTGCGCAAGGCCCGTGAGGCCGCTGCCGCCGGCGAGACCGAGAAGGCCGTCGAGCTGGCCCGCGCCGCCTCCAAGGCGCTGGACAAGGCCGTGAGCAAGGGCGTCATCCACGCCAACCAGGCCGCCAACAAGAAGTCGGCCATCACCAAGCGCGTCAACACCGCCGTCCAGGCCTGA
- a CDS encoding DUF6879 family protein, producing the protein MPEFISDDRFDHFFGDGFAHTAWRLESRRGYASDVAGDGFKRWLRGEDPQTDPNRPWCRNIATQTAAGKRVGRVRIADDPITDGQAYLLHVGWANVQAGEDIRHLQRATARRLDLPERDFWLFDSEHLLEMHFDQGDNYLGAELISDPAAVLKACQIRDRARHHAVPRAAFADQVPSRV; encoded by the coding sequence ATGCCCGAGTTCATCAGCGACGACCGGTTCGACCACTTCTTCGGTGACGGGTTCGCCCACACCGCATGGCGGCTGGAGAGCCGGCGCGGCTACGCGTCTGACGTAGCCGGAGACGGCTTCAAGCGGTGGTTGCGCGGCGAGGACCCACAGACGGACCCGAACCGCCCGTGGTGCCGCAACATCGCCACTCAGACCGCGGCCGGCAAGCGCGTGGGGCGGGTTCGCATCGCCGACGACCCGATCACTGACGGGCAGGCCTACCTGCTGCACGTCGGATGGGCCAACGTCCAGGCCGGCGAGGACATCAGGCACCTGCAACGCGCGACGGCCCGCCGCCTGGATCTGCCGGAGCGCGACTTCTGGCTGTTCGACTCCGAGCACCTGTTGGAGATGCACTTCGACCAGGGCGACAACTACCTCGGCGCCGAGCTGATCAGCGATCCCGCGGCCGTCCTCAAGGCGTGCCAGATTCGCGACCGGGCGCGGCACCACGCAGTTCCTCGGGCGGCGTTCGCCGACCAGGTCCCGTCTCGGGTGTGA
- a CDS encoding DUF4236 domain-containing protein, which translates to MGYRKSFKAGGLRVTASKSGISYSAGVKGARITKQANGRVRTTVGIPGTGISHSRTAGTRKVRSRPATAAAPQGPRRQHSKGEWISAGIFLALFLLVLFVLG; encoded by the coding sequence ATGGGATATCGGAAGTCCTTCAAGGCTGGGGGACTGCGCGTCACCGCCTCGAAGAGCGGTATCAGCTACTCGGCGGGGGTGAAGGGGGCCCGGATCACCAAACAGGCCAACGGGCGTGTCCGAACGACCGTGGGGATCCCCGGCACTGGTATCTCCCACAGTAGGACCGCGGGCACTCGAAAGGTGCGGTCGCGCCCTGCGACGGCAGCAGCCCCACAAGGGCCCCGTCGGCAACACAGCAAAGGTGAGTGGATCAGTGCAGGTATCTTCCTGGCCCTGTTTCTCCTCGTGCTCTTCGTGCTGGGCTGA
- a CDS encoding DUF6907 domain-containing protein, which yields MTTPRTATVHTWDQGMVTVPCPPWCLGTHEDGLDLVDLAHEGPETALTLVTHRGPVRLLDAALCQYPYSSNLDDRGVKLSVLLGLDGWHRLAPADVYALAETLTARAVELRALARQLAELQSGGTR from the coding sequence GTGACCACGCCCCGCACCGCCACCGTGCACACCTGGGACCAGGGAATGGTGACCGTGCCGTGCCCGCCGTGGTGCCTCGGTACCCACGAGGACGGCCTCGACCTGGTCGACCTCGCCCACGAGGGCCCGGAGACCGCTCTCACCCTGGTCACGCACCGCGGACCCGTGCGGCTCCTGGACGCCGCGCTGTGCCAGTACCCGTACAGCAGCAACCTCGACGACCGCGGTGTGAAGCTGTCCGTCCTGCTCGGCCTCGACGGCTGGCACCGCCTTGCCCCGGCCGACGTGTACGCACTCGCCGAGACCCTCACCGCGCGGGCTGTCGAGCTGCGGGCCCTCGCCCGGCAGCTGGCCGAGCTGCAGAGCGGGGGTACCCGATGA
- a CDS encoding helix-turn-helix domain-containing protein, producing the protein MATGRMEMGPTGRMVAANLRQLREAKGLSLRALAAEVQRLGHSLSPDAINKIENGRLLGAEQEGMSSPPVRRMDVDDLVALALALGVTPNRLLLPDPSWEGEVSLAPEVTHESGVAWQWATGERPLLDPNATERVRRAETAKFTAANRLPGVSPDQVSRAMATLASWSEGATLRTVEAAKPFLSKEDEGGEGLD; encoded by the coding sequence ATGGCGACAGGACGGATGGAAATGGGACCGACCGGACGCATGGTGGCGGCGAACCTCCGCCAACTGCGTGAGGCGAAAGGGTTGAGCCTTCGGGCGCTTGCCGCTGAGGTGCAGCGCCTCGGTCACAGCCTCAGCCCTGATGCGATCAACAAGATCGAAAATGGGCGCCTGCTCGGCGCGGAGCAGGAAGGAATGTCGTCGCCGCCGGTTCGACGGATGGACGTTGACGACCTTGTAGCCCTGGCGCTTGCGCTGGGGGTCACGCCCAATCGCCTGCTTCTTCCTGACCCGAGTTGGGAGGGAGAGGTTTCTCTCGCGCCCGAGGTGACCCACGAGAGCGGGGTCGCTTGGCAATGGGCAACGGGGGAGCGCCCTCTTCTGGATCCGAATGCGACGGAGCGCGTTCGCCGGGCCGAGACGGCGAAGTTCACGGCAGCCAACAGGCTTCCGGGAGTCTCGCCCGACCAGGTGAGTCGAGCCATGGCGACGCTCGCGAGCTGGAGTGAAGGGGCCACGCTTCGAACGGTCGAGGCGGCCAAGCCCTTCCTGTCGAAGGAGGATGAGGGTGGCGAGGGTCTGGATTGA
- a CDS encoding phage major capsid protein, with protein MDTVQMLADLREKLATEKAEASRILSTAQKHNRSLSPNESRLIEQHTERANEISTRIEELTDQALRDAQAAPTARKFSPSLSVTSEPLTYERNSGQSYFRDLAKAQVEHDPEATARLSRHAQEMDVEMPRREKIRRARAEQELRGVDQGGTFERRVNPNRTDGQGGYFVPPMWLIDEYVDLPRFGRTLANSVRNLTLPSGTDSINVPKVATGTAVGVQTADGALVTSQDLTDTFVSVPVRTLAGQQDIALQLLEQSPAGFDEIVFADLMADYNQKLDQQCWTGTGSNGQLLGVLNVSGINSVTYTDASPTLPELYVPVMQALSQVAKNRKLPATALFMTPSRWYWMASTLDTSGRPLVLPDTSSPFNPAALQVGSDVEGYVGKLGAFPVMTDGNIPSNLGGGSNEERIVAMRTSDTYLWEGAMRTRAMPEVLSGTLQVRLQVYSYAAFMPNRRPESIAVLSGTGLISPAGF; from the coding sequence GTGGACACTGTCCAGATGCTCGCCGACCTCCGCGAGAAGCTCGCCACCGAGAAGGCCGAAGCCAGCCGCATTCTCAGCACCGCCCAGAAGCACAACCGCAGTCTCTCGCCCAACGAGAGCCGCCTGATCGAGCAGCACACCGAGCGGGCCAACGAGATCAGCACCCGCATCGAGGAACTCACCGACCAGGCCCTCAGGGACGCCCAGGCCGCGCCCACCGCTCGGAAGTTCTCCCCGAGCTTGAGCGTCACGTCCGAGCCGCTCACCTACGAGCGCAACAGCGGCCAGAGCTACTTCCGCGACCTCGCCAAGGCCCAGGTCGAGCACGACCCCGAGGCCACGGCACGACTCTCCCGCCACGCCCAGGAGATGGATGTGGAAATGCCGCGGCGCGAGAAGATCCGCCGGGCCCGCGCCGAGCAGGAACTGCGTGGCGTCGACCAGGGCGGCACCTTCGAGCGCCGCGTCAACCCCAATAGGACCGATGGCCAGGGCGGCTACTTCGTGCCGCCGATGTGGCTGATCGACGAGTACGTCGACCTGCCGCGCTTCGGCCGCACCCTCGCCAACAGCGTCCGCAACCTGACGCTGCCCAGCGGCACCGACAGCATCAACGTGCCGAAGGTCGCCACCGGCACCGCGGTGGGCGTGCAGACCGCCGACGGCGCGCTCGTCACCTCGCAGGACCTGACCGACACGTTCGTGTCCGTGCCCGTGCGGACCCTGGCCGGCCAGCAGGACATCGCGCTGCAGCTGCTGGAGCAGAGCCCCGCTGGCTTCGACGAAATCGTGTTCGCCGACCTCATGGCCGACTACAACCAGAAGCTCGACCAGCAGTGCTGGACCGGTACCGGCAGCAACGGCCAGCTGCTCGGGGTGCTCAACGTCAGCGGCATCAACTCCGTGACCTACACGGACGCGTCGCCGACGCTGCCGGAGCTGTACGTGCCAGTCATGCAGGCGCTCAGCCAGGTGGCGAAGAACCGCAAGCTCCCCGCCACCGCGCTGTTCATGACCCCGTCGCGCTGGTACTGGATGGCCAGCACGCTCGACACCAGCGGCCGGCCGCTGGTCCTCCCGGACACCAGCTCGCCGTTCAACCCCGCCGCGCTGCAGGTCGGCTCGGACGTCGAGGGCTACGTCGGCAAGCTCGGCGCCTTCCCCGTCATGACCGACGGCAACATCCCGTCCAACCTCGGCGGCGGCTCCAACGAGGAGCGGATCGTGGCCATGCGGACCTCGGACACCTACCTCTGGGAGGGCGCCATGCGCACTCGCGCCATGCCCGAGGTTCTGTCCGGCACGCTCCAGGTTCGACTGCAGGTCTATTCCTATGCGGCCTTCATGCCGAACCGCCGGCCCGAGTCCATCGCCGTTCTCTCGGGAACGGGCCTCATTTCGCCCGCCGGGTTCTGA
- a CDS encoding antibiotic biosynthesis monooxygenase family protein yields MILENALLDVLPGREDEFLAAFTEARPLIAVQRGFRSLALRRCLDEGRGSRFLLQVEWETLADHTEGFRTSPEYQRWRELLHHYYRPFPEVEHYGEPLLEA; encoded by the coding sequence GTGATCCTCGAAAACGCCCTGCTCGACGTCCTCCCCGGCCGGGAGGACGAGTTCCTCGCCGCCTTCACCGAGGCCCGACCGCTGATCGCCGTCCAGCGCGGCTTCCGCTCCCTGGCGCTGCGGCGCTGCCTCGACGAGGGCCGCGGCTCGCGCTTCCTGCTGCAAGTGGAATGGGAGACGCTCGCCGACCACACGGAGGGGTTCCGCACCTCCCCCGAGTACCAGCGCTGGCGTGAGCTCCTGCACCACTACTACCGGCCGTTCCCCGAGGTCGAGCACTACGGCGAGCCGCTGCTCGAGGCGTAG
- a CDS encoding helix-turn-helix domain-containing protein: MSDFQRAREALGVRLHQLRDDAGLTGRALAARLGWPHSKISKLENGRQTATPHDLTAWAEATGHPSVAGSLQSDLAMLETHYRSWRRRLANGHQPAQQEAGSEERGACVVRAYEPNVVPGLLQTPEYARHVLLASAALHQSPQDTDDAVRERMRRQELLYVPGRRFQFILWEGALRARICPPDVLASQLDRLSGLVGLDTVSISIIPFLADLPLTLRHGFWIHDQSYVTVETINAALHLDDHADVSLYLRAWGMYEQAAVTGAEARRILVSARHTIGPI, encoded by the coding sequence GTGAGCGACTTCCAGCGGGCCCGGGAAGCACTCGGGGTCCGCCTTCACCAGTTGCGCGACGATGCCGGGCTGACCGGGCGGGCACTGGCCGCCCGGCTGGGCTGGCCTCACTCGAAGATCAGCAAGTTGGAGAACGGGCGCCAAACCGCCACACCTCATGACCTGACCGCGTGGGCCGAGGCAACCGGTCACCCCAGCGTGGCCGGTTCCCTCCAATCGGACTTGGCCATGCTGGAGACGCACTACCGGTCGTGGCGTCGCCGGCTGGCGAACGGCCACCAGCCAGCCCAGCAGGAAGCCGGGTCGGAGGAGCGTGGTGCCTGCGTCGTGAGGGCCTACGAGCCGAACGTGGTACCCGGCTTGCTGCAGACGCCCGAATACGCCCGTCACGTCCTGCTCGCCTCGGCCGCGCTGCACCAGTCGCCGCAGGACACCGACGACGCCGTCCGGGAGAGGATGCGTCGCCAGGAACTGCTCTATGTGCCAGGCCGACGGTTCCAGTTCATCCTCTGGGAAGGAGCGCTGAGAGCCAGGATCTGCCCGCCAGACGTGCTCGCGTCCCAGCTGGACCGGCTGTCCGGTCTGGTCGGCCTCGACACGGTCAGCATCAGCATCATCCCCTTCTTGGCAGACCTGCCGCTGACGCTCCGACACGGCTTCTGGATCCATGACCAGTCCTACGTGACCGTCGAGACGATCAACGCCGCGCTGCACCTGGACGACCACGCGGACGTTTCGCTGTACCTCAGGGCCTGGGGAATGTACGAGCAGGCCGCGGTCACAGGAGCCGAAGCGCGCCGCATTCTCGTGTCGGCACGTCACACGATCGGCCCTATCTGA
- a CDS encoding helix-turn-helix domain-containing protein — protein sequence MSIPSEAVRLRSAREEWLTPAETAKLAKLTPGTLANHRYQGIGIPYTKLTPGRGGRVRYRRSDVEKWLSGDLAAA from the coding sequence ATGTCCATCCCCTCCGAAGCTGTCCGCCTGCGCAGTGCCCGCGAGGAGTGGCTCACTCCCGCCGAGACGGCGAAGCTCGCCAAGCTGACGCCGGGCACCCTCGCCAACCACCGCTACCAGGGCATCGGAATCCCCTACACCAAGCTCACGCCGGGCCGCGGCGGCCGTGTCCGCTACCGCCGAAGCGACGTGGAGAAGTGGCTGAGCGGCGACCTCGCCGCGGCCTAA
- a CDS encoding DUF3987 domain-containing protein, producing MVSALDRVHDALVAAGSRSDHTGRSWQCPAHDDNSPSLSVGRGSRGADVVVHCHAGCPTEDIVAALGLTLADLHDEPREKRNDRPVKVAEYPYCDENGTLLYTVVRYSPKTFRQYAADGAPSVKGIRRVPYRLPQVRAEVAVGGLVLVVEGEKDVDNLAAIGVVATCNSGGAGKWTDDHTRHLHGAGEVVVVADRDEPGRAHAAQVAASLQQAGIPHRVVEPAAGKDVSDHLAAELGYTDLVPVDVRPTNPRIPRPSQPADPFGHSGISGMRSEDGGWDEPVRLDARPLPPFPVEHLGELGAFVTANAASLQVPPDLVAFAALATISAATGGRRRVRVKADWYESTALYLAALADSSEKKTPALNAAAAPLREIEDDLIEAARPQVEATAQEIRITQGQMAKAEQKAASEKPDNALADAEAARVKLLELGEQPELPRLLIRDATLEAIAKVMHGQGGRIGLLASEGGLIKVAGGLYGNNGKANTDLLLEAYTGSPYTIDRTGRSSARMSSTFLAIGLIVQPGVFTGLEKKNPEFRENGLLGRFLYGRPAATEEDTFDSPPVPHAVADTYAKRIRALVERVWNRSEVLTLDLDPDARQLFGEFYNGFAKRRKPGGDLHQVADWAGKFRGQLIRIAACLTVYENPEASTITRDRMAAVLAMAPYFIVHAKAVFDLMGADGEGRLGPLRDVITWLRGRPDPSAQFTARQAWQALKGRKWAQDMESMTAVLGELEDYGWISLVPPPERPGVRGRKPSPAFDVHPWVHTPPARQQEPQ from the coding sequence ATGGTGAGTGCCCTCGACCGCGTCCACGACGCCCTCGTCGCCGCAGGCAGCCGTAGCGACCACACCGGCCGCTCGTGGCAGTGCCCCGCCCACGACGACAACAGCCCGTCCCTGTCCGTCGGGCGCGGCAGCCGCGGCGCCGACGTCGTCGTGCACTGCCACGCCGGATGCCCCACCGAGGACATCGTCGCCGCCCTCGGACTCACGCTCGCCGACCTGCACGACGAGCCCCGCGAGAAGAGGAACGACCGGCCCGTGAAGGTCGCCGAATACCCGTACTGCGACGAGAACGGCACGCTGCTCTACACCGTCGTGCGCTACTCCCCCAAGACGTTCCGCCAGTACGCCGCGGACGGAGCGCCCAGCGTCAAGGGCATCCGCCGCGTGCCCTACCGCCTGCCGCAGGTCCGCGCCGAGGTTGCGGTCGGCGGCCTGGTCCTGGTCGTCGAGGGCGAGAAGGACGTCGACAACCTCGCCGCCATCGGCGTTGTGGCGACCTGCAACTCGGGCGGCGCCGGGAAGTGGACCGACGACCACACCCGTCATCTGCACGGCGCCGGCGAAGTGGTCGTCGTTGCCGACCGGGACGAGCCCGGCCGCGCGCACGCCGCCCAGGTCGCGGCCTCCCTGCAGCAAGCCGGGATCCCGCACCGGGTCGTCGAGCCCGCCGCAGGCAAGGACGTCTCCGACCACCTCGCCGCCGAACTCGGTTACACGGACCTGGTGCCTGTCGATGTGCGTCCCACAAATCCCAGAATCCCGAGGCCGTCCCAGCCTGCGGACCCCTTCGGCCATTCTGGGATTTCTGGGATGCGATCCGAGGATGGCGGGTGGGACGAGCCGGTCCGCCTCGACGCCCGGCCCCTGCCGCCGTTCCCCGTCGAGCACCTGGGCGAACTCGGCGCGTTCGTCACCGCCAACGCCGCCTCCCTCCAGGTGCCGCCCGACCTGGTCGCGTTCGCCGCCCTCGCCACCATCTCCGCCGCCACCGGCGGCCGGCGCCGAGTGCGGGTGAAGGCCGACTGGTACGAGTCGACGGCCCTGTACCTCGCCGCACTCGCCGACTCTTCGGAGAAGAAGACCCCCGCGCTCAACGCGGCCGCAGCACCGCTGCGCGAGATCGAAGACGACTTGATCGAGGCCGCCCGCCCACAAGTTGAGGCCACGGCCCAGGAGATCCGGATCACGCAAGGCCAGATGGCCAAGGCCGAACAGAAGGCCGCCAGCGAGAAGCCCGACAACGCCCTCGCGGACGCCGAGGCCGCCCGGGTCAAGCTGCTGGAGCTCGGCGAGCAGCCCGAGCTGCCGCGCCTGCTCATCCGCGACGCCACGTTGGAGGCCATCGCCAAGGTGATGCACGGGCAGGGCGGCCGGATCGGGCTGCTCGCTTCCGAGGGAGGCCTCATCAAGGTGGCGGGGGGCCTGTACGGCAACAACGGGAAGGCGAACACCGATCTCCTGCTGGAGGCGTACACCGGCAGCCCCTACACCATCGACCGCACCGGCCGAAGCTCCGCGCGCATGTCGAGCACGTTCCTTGCCATCGGGCTCATCGTGCAACCCGGCGTGTTCACGGGCCTGGAGAAGAAGAACCCCGAGTTCCGAGAGAACGGACTGCTCGGCCGCTTCCTGTACGGCCGGCCCGCCGCCACCGAGGAAGACACCTTCGACTCCCCGCCCGTACCCCACGCGGTCGCCGACACCTACGCCAAGCGCATCCGCGCCCTGGTCGAACGCGTGTGGAACCGCAGCGAGGTCTTGACGCTCGACCTCGACCCGGACGCCCGACAGCTGTTCGGCGAGTTCTACAACGGGTTCGCCAAGCGGCGGAAGCCCGGCGGCGACCTGCACCAGGTCGCCGACTGGGCCGGCAAGTTCCGCGGCCAGCTGATCCGCATCGCCGCCTGCCTCACGGTCTACGAGAACCCGGAAGCGTCCACGATCACCCGGGACCGGATGGCGGCCGTCCTCGCCATGGCCCCGTACTTCATCGTCCACGCCAAGGCGGTGTTCGACCTCATGGGCGCCGACGGCGAGGGCAGACTCGGCCCGCTCCGGGACGTCATCACCTGGCTGCGCGGACGCCCCGACCCCTCGGCCCAGTTCACCGCCCGGCAGGCCTGGCAGGCCCTCAAGGGTCGGAAGTGGGCGCAGGACATGGAGTCCATGACCGCGGTCCTCGGCGAGCTGGAGGACTACGGCTGGATCAGCCTTGTGCCGCCGCCGGAGCGGCCCGGCGTCCGTGGACGCAAGCCCTCGCCCGCCTTCGACGTCCACCCGTGGGTGCACACGCCGCCCGCCCGTCAGCAGGAGCCGCAGTGA
- the holA gene encoding DNA polymerase III subunit delta, whose product MARKSAPDDLLAPLTLAVGQEELLLDRAVAQVVAAAKAADPDTDVRDLPPGGLQPGSLAELTTPSLFAERKVIVVRAAQDLSADSVKEVKAYIEAPAEEVIMVLVHAGGAKGKGLLDAGRKAGGREVACAKLAKASERLAFVKGEFRALGRSATPEACQALLDALGSDLRELAAACHQLTSDVEGTIDETVVARYYSGRAEATGFEVADLAVTGRAAEALERLRWALAVGQPPTGITYALASGVRSIGRLATTGRNMRPADLARELGMPPWKVDRVRQQMRGWTGDAVATALTAIAQADAAVKGGSDDPAFALERAVVAVARAARAGSRPSY is encoded by the coding sequence ATGGCCAGGAAGAGTGCACCCGACGACCTGCTCGCCCCGCTGACCCTCGCGGTCGGCCAGGAGGAGCTGCTGCTGGACCGCGCGGTCGCCCAGGTGGTGGCGGCGGCGAAGGCGGCGGATCCGGACACCGACGTACGGGACCTCCCGCCCGGCGGGCTGCAGCCCGGCAGCCTGGCCGAGCTGACCACGCCCTCGCTGTTCGCCGAGCGCAAGGTGATCGTGGTCCGGGCCGCCCAGGACCTCTCCGCCGACTCGGTGAAGGAGGTCAAGGCGTACATCGAGGCGCCCGCCGAAGAAGTGATCATGGTGCTGGTGCACGCGGGCGGGGCCAAGGGCAAGGGCTTGCTGGACGCCGGGCGCAAGGCGGGCGGCCGCGAGGTGGCCTGCGCGAAGCTGGCCAAGGCGAGCGAGCGGCTGGCCTTCGTCAAGGGGGAGTTCCGGGCGCTCGGCCGCTCGGCGACCCCGGAGGCCTGCCAGGCGCTGCTGGACGCGCTCGGCAGCGACCTGCGCGAGCTGGCGGCCGCCTGCCACCAGCTGACCTCGGACGTCGAGGGCACGATCGACGAGACGGTGGTGGCCCGCTACTACAGCGGCCGGGCCGAGGCGACCGGCTTCGAGGTGGCCGATCTGGCGGTCACCGGCCGAGCCGCGGAGGCCTTGGAGCGGCTGCGCTGGGCGCTGGCCGTCGGCCAGCCGCCGACCGGCATCACCTACGCGCTGGCGTCCGGCGTGCGCAGCATCGGCCGGCTGGCGACCACCGGGCGGAACATGCGCCCGGCGGACCTGGCCCGCGAGCTGGGCATGCCGCCGTGGAAGGTCGACCGGGTCCGTCAGCAGATGCGCGGCTGGACGGGGGACGCGGTGGCCACCGCGCTGACCGCGATCGCCCAGGCCGACGCCGCCGTCAAGGGCGGATCGGACGACCCGGCCTTCGCCCTGGAGCGCGCGGTGGTCGCCGTCGCCCGGGCCGCCCGCGCCGGATCCCGCCCCTCGTACTGA